CCGACTGGCGCAGCAGCGCCGTCGGTTGATCGACGATGGTCACCCGCTGCGCCGGAATCGCGTAGTCGTTCGGCGCGTTGCGATCGCCGCCGATGTACGTCGGCGGCGCGCTCTCGCCCATCAGCTGCCCGGGCAAGACGTTGCCGGCCAGGCCGTCGGGGCGACCGCTGTGCGTCGGCGTCCAGACCCGGTAGTCCCAGGCCGCGATGGTGCCGCTCGCGTTGAGCGCGCCGCGCAGATCGACGACCATCGCCGGCCCCTTGGGGTCCCAGCCCGTCTCGTCGGCGCGCATGTACTGCAGCCGCACCGGCGCGCCGACCGCCTGCGAGAGCAGCGCGGCCGAAGCGGCGACGTCGTCGGCGCCGTTGTGACCGTAGCAGCCCGACGCCTCGACGTAGCGCACCCGTACTTTGGTCGCGGGCAGCCCGAGCAGCTGCGCGATCGCGCCGCGCAGCGGGAAGACGCCCTGCGTCCCCGACCAGATGGTCGCGGCGCCGTCGCGCACGTCGGCCACCGCGCACGACGGCCCGATCGAGACGTGCGACTGGAACGGCCAGGTGTAGCGCGCGTGCAGCGCGTGCGCCGCGCTTTGCAGCGCGCCGTCGGCGTCGCCAGTGTCGATCAGCACGCGTTCTTTTCCCGGCGTCGCGACGACGGCCGCCGCCAGGTCCGCCTGCGCCGGCAGCGTCTTGCCGCCGCTCCACTGCGCGCGCAATGCTTGCGCGGCGCGGATCGCGGTCCACTCGTCGCGCGCGACGACGGCCAAGAAATTCTTCCGTTGCACGACCTGCACGCCGGCCAGCCCGCGCAACGACGTCTGGTCGACGTGCTCCAGCGTCGCGCCCAAGCGCGGCGGCAGCACGACGCGACCGTGGCGCATCCCCGGCAGGCGCACGTTGTGGACGTAGCGATAGCTTCCGGTGACCTTCCCCGGCAGGTCGACGCGGGGCACCGGCGTGCCGACGATGCGATAGCTGCTCGGCGAGCGCAGCGGCGGGTGCGGCGGGATGGTGCGGCCGAAGCGATGCCCGTCGAGCAGCGCGCCGTAACCGATGCGCCGTGATGGATCGGCGGCCACGAACACGCTGCCGTCGTGCACGGCCAGCCGTTCGCGCGGGACGCCCAGCCGCGTCGCGGCCAAGTCGACCAGCGCTTCGCGCGCGACCGCGCAGGCGGCGCGCACCGGCGTCGCGCCGCTGGTCAGCGTCTGGCTTCCGGCGGTGTAGCCTTGGTCGGGCGTGAGCGCGGTGTCGGCCGCGGCGACGTGCACCGCCTCGAAGGCGACGCTCAGCTCGTCGGCGACGAGTTGCGCCATCGCCGTGTCGACGCCGGTGCCGAGTTCCACCTTGCCGAACAGCACGGTCACCGCGCCGTCGCGATCGACGGTCAGCCAGGCGTCGACGTCCGGTTTGCCGCGCGTCCCGAGCGGGTTCGCTTCCCGTGCGCCGCTCGAGGTCTGCGCGAACGCGGGGACGCTGCCGGTCGCGAAGCCGACGACGAGCAGTCCGGCGCCGCGGCGCAGGAAGGTCGCACGATCGAGCGTCGTCATGCCGGCGTCTCGGCGGCGCGCTTGACGGCGCGCAAGATGCGCAAGTGCGTGCCGCAGCGGCACAAGTTGCCGTCGAGCGCGGTGCGGATCTGCGCGTCGCTCGGGTGCGGGTGCTGATCGAGCAGCGCGCTCGCGGCGACGACCATGCCGGGGATGCAGTACCCGCATTGCGCCGCCTGCTCGGCAATGAACGCGGCTTGCACGCGACCCGGATGGTCGGCGTCGCCGAATCCCTCGACGGTGGTGACGCGACCGCTGCCGACGGCGGCCAGCGGCGTCACGCACGAGCGGATCGGGCTGCCGTCGAGCAAGACGGTACACGCGCCGCACTGCGCCAGCCCGCACCCGAACTTGGGACCGGTCAGCGCGAGCTCGTCGCGCAGCGCGTAAAGAAGCGGCGTGTCGGGCGTGGCGTGCACCTCGCGCGGGCGCCCGTTGACGTGAAGGGTCGTAGAAGCTGCCACGCGAGCAGTATAGCGCCACGGGCTGGGAACGGGCACGACGATTCTCGAACCACGCGCCGTTGTGGACTGGAGCTTCCTGGAGGGCTCGCGCGCCTTCGACGTGACGTGGGGACTGGTCAGCGGTGCGCTCTGTCTCACGCTCGCGCTGCCGATCCTGTGGTGGTCGCTGCCGGCACATCGGCGCTCGCTGTTCGGCCGGGCGCTCGACGCGCGCGGCAACCTTCAGCTGGCCTACGGCATCTTCGCGATGGCGATGGCGTTCACCGACGCCGGCTGCCGCCTCATCCCGCACGGCGACCTGCCGTGGGTCCACCCGACCTTCTTCGTCATGACGCTCGCGCTCGTCGTGGGCCTGGGCCCGCGCGTCGTCGCCGTCGGTCGCGCCCGCACCTCGGCCTGATTCCGCTCCGCACCGCATCTCCGGAGGACCGCGTGAAACGGACCCTGCTCTTGGCCGCCCTCGGCGCGCTCGCGCTCGGCGGCGTCGTGCTGGCCGCGCCGGCGATCACGACCTTGCCCACCGGCTGGCGCATCGTCGGCAACGACGGCCCGGTCGTCACCGTCGGTACCCTGCCTGAAGGGCTCGCGCTCGGCCCCGGCGGCAGCACGCTGATCGAGATCGAAGGCGGTCATCGCAAGCCCGCGCTGCGCGTCTTCGACGCGGCGACGCTGCACGAGCTGCGGAGCCTGCCGCTCAACGGCGCCTACGGCACGCCGCTGCGCGATCCGAGCGGGAGCGGCGTGTGGATCGGCATCCCAGGCGGCTTTCAAGAGCAGATCGCGCACGTCGACACGGCGACGGCAACCGTCGACGACGACGTCTCGCTGCCGATCCCGTTCTTTCCGGTCGCGCTGGCGCGCGCGCCGCACGCCGACCTGCTCGCGGTGGCGGGCGACTTGAGCGGACGCATCGCCTTCGTCGACCCGCATGCCGACCAAGTCGTCGGGTTCGCGCGGGTCGGACTGCATCCGGCCGCGCTGGCGTTCGCGCCCGACGGTGCGCACCTGTACGTCGCCGAGCGCGGTGAACGCGACGTCGACGTCGTCGCGCTGCCGACGACGGCCCACCCCATGGTCGGCATCGCGACCCGCATCACCGTCGGCCTGCACCCCGACGCGCTGGCGCTGCGCGGCAACCGGCTCTACGTCGCCGACGCCGACGACGACGACGTCGCGATCGTCGACGTGAGGACGAACCGCGTCGTCGCGCGCGTTCCGCTGCCCTTCCACCAGCCGGGCGTGTTCGGCGATTCGCCCAACGCGCTCACCCTCGACGCCGACCGCCTGTACGTGAGCTGCGGCGCGGCCAACGCGGTCGCGGTGTTCCGGCTGAGCGCCGCCGGCCTGGCGCCGCTGGGCGCGATCCCGACCGGCTGGTATCCGACCGCGGTCGCGGTCGACCGCGCGCACGGCGTCCTCTACGTCGCCGACGGCAAAGGCGAGTCCAGCCACGCGAACCCGCGCTACGATCCGCTGCACGGCGGCCGGACGGACTACATCGCCGACAACCTGGTCGGCTCGATCCGGCGCATGGCGATCCCCGACGACGCGACGCTGGCGCAGGGCTTGGCGACCGTGCGCGAGCTGGCGCAGCACGCGGTCGTTCCGCCCAGCGCGATCGTGCGCGCGAACGGCCCGATCCAGCACGTCATCTACGTCATCAAGGAGAACCGCTCGTACGACGAAGTGCTGGGCGATCTGGCCGGCGCCGACGGCGATCCATCGCTGGTGCTGTTCGGCGCGAACGTGACGCCGAACCAGCACGCGATCGCCCAGCGCTTCGGCGTCTTCGACCGCTTCTTCGAGGACGCGCACGTCAGTGCCGACGGCCACAACTGGTCGACGGCCGCATTCGCCAACGACTACCTCGAGAAGATGTGGCCGCAAGACTACGCGGACCGCGGCCGCCCGTACGACTTCGAGGACGCCGCCGAACCGGCGGTGCCGCACAGCGGCTATCTGTGGGACGACGCCGTCGCCCACCACGTCACGCTGCGCAACTACGGCGAGTTCGCGACCGGCGGCCCCAGCGCGCCGACGCCGGTCTCGGTCGCCGATCCGACGCTGCGGGTGAACACCGATCGCAACTTCGCGACCTTCGACCTCGACGTCCCCGACGCCGACCGGTTCACCGAGTGGAAGCGCGAGTTCGACGCCTACGAGCGCACCCGCACGCTGCCGGCGCTCGAGATCGTACGGTTCCCCGACGATCACACCGCCGGCACGCGGCCGGGCGCGCTGACGCCGCAGGCGATGGTTGCCGACAACGACGAGGCCGTCGGCCGGCTGGTCGACGCCGTCTCGCACGCGCCGGACTGGTCGAGCACGGCCGTCTTCGTGATCGAGGACGACGCGCAGAACGGTCCCGATCACGTCGACGAGCAGCGCTCGACGTTCTATCTCGCCTCGCCGTACGCCGCCGGCGGCGTGCAGCACCTCGCGTACAGCCAGGCCTCGGTGCTGCGGACGATGGAGCTGATCCTCGGCCTGCCGCCGCTCTCGACCTACGACGCGGGTGCGCCGCCGCTGAGCGCGGCCTTCACCGCCACGCCGAACCTGCGCCCCTACGACGCCCTCGCGGAAACGACCGACGTCCACGCGAAGAACGGCCGGACGGCATACCGGGCGGCCGACAGCGCGCGCTTCGATCTCGCCGAGGAGGACCGCGTGGACGACGCCACCTTCAACGACATCCTCTGGCGCGCGATCAAGGGCGCACAGGCGACGCCGCCGCCGTACGGGGCGTTCGCGCGGTGACCGCGCACGCGCTGGCGCTGGGGATCACGGCGTTCCTGGCCTGTGCCGTCGAGGCGATCGAGGCGCTGACGATCGTCGTCGCCGTCGGCGTCACCCGCGGATGGGGCCGCGCGCTGACGGCGGCGTTCTGCGCGATCGTCGTGCTGGCGGCGGTCGTCGCACTGGCCGGCCCGCGCCTGCCGGAACTGGCCGACCTGCGCTTCGTGCGTTTGATCGTCGGGCTGATCGCGTTCTACCTGGGCGTCACCTGGCTGCGCAAGGCGATCTTGCGCGCGGCCGGACGCAAGGCGCTGCGCGACGAGCACGCGGCGTTCGAGCGCGGTCGCGCCAAGGTCGCCGCGGGCGACGACGCCGCCGCCTTCGCCACCGCGTTCAGCGGCGTGCTGACCGAAGGGATCGAAGTCGTCGCGATCGTGCTCGCGTTGGGCAGCGGAACCACGCAGACGCTGGCGGCGGCCACCGGCGGCGCGCTGATCGCGATCGTCGCGGTCGCGCTGCTCGGCGTCGCCGTCCGCGGCCCGCTCGAGCGCGTTCCGGAGAACGCGCTCAAGTACGTCGTCGGCGTGATGGTCACCGCGTTCGGCATCTTCTGGACCGGCGAAGGCCTGGGCGTGAGCTGGCCCGCCGACGACGTCGCACTGTTCT
The window above is part of the Candidatus Sulfotelmatobacter sp. genome. Proteins encoded here:
- a CDS encoding molybdopterin cofactor-binding domain-containing protein, whose product is MTTLDRATFLRRGAGLLVVGFATGSVPAFAQTSSGAREANPLGTRGKPDVDAWLTVDRDGAVTVLFGKVELGTGVDTAMAQLVADELSVAFEAVHVAAADTALTPDQGYTAGSQTLTSGATPVRAACAVAREALVDLAATRLGVPRERLAVHDGSVFVAADPSRRIGYGALLDGHRFGRTIPPHPPLRSPSSYRIVGTPVPRVDLPGKVTGSYRYVHNVRLPGMRHGRVVLPPRLGATLEHVDQTSLRGLAGVQVVQRKNFLAVVARDEWTAIRAAQALRAQWSGGKTLPAQADLAAAVVATPGKERVLIDTGDADGALQSAAHALHARYTWPFQSHVSIGPSCAVADVRDGAATIWSGTQGVFPLRGAIAQLLGLPATKVRVRYVEASGCYGHNGADDVAASAALLSQAVGAPVRLQYMRADETGWDPKGPAMVVDLRGALNASGTIAAWDYRVWTPTHSGRPDGLAGNVLPGQLMGESAPPTYIGGDRNAPNDYAIPAQRVTIVDQPTALLRQSALRGLGGPGNTFANESFIDELAHQAGADPFAFRLAHLTDPRARAVVEALRADWKPGRGFAFCHYENTQALVAAIADVDVDRASGAVRVRHLWIAHDCGLVVNPDGLRNQIEGNAVQGTSRALKEAVRFDRHAVTSVDWESYPILRFSEVPAVTVRVVDRPNEKILGAGEATTTVIAPAVANAIFARTGARLRSVPFTPEAVKAALRA
- a CDS encoding (2Fe-2S)-binding protein, producing MAASTTLHVNGRPREVHATPDTPLLYALRDELALTGPKFGCGLAQCGACTVLLDGSPIRSCVTPLAAVGSGRVTTVEGFGDADHPGRVQAAFIAEQAAQCGYCIPGMVVAASALLDQHPHPSDAQIRTALDGNLCRCGTHLRILRAVKRAAETPA